One window of the Staphylococcus equorum genome contains the following:
- the obgE gene encoding GTPase ObgE has product MFVDQVKISLKAGDGGNGITAYRREKYIPFGGPAGGDGGNGASIIFEVDEGLRTLLDFRYQTHFKANRGGAGQTSNMHGKNADHLVLKVPPGTIVKNVETEEVVADLVEDGQRATVAKGGRGGRGNSRFASPRNPAPDFSENGEPGEEIEVTLELKLLADVGLVGFPSVGKSTLLSIVSKAKPKIGAYHFTTIKPNLGVVSTKDQRSFVMADLPGLIEGASEGVGLGHQFLKHVERTKVIVHMIDMSGSEGRDPFEDYKVINEELSAYEHRLEERPQIVVANKMDMPNAEDNLEIFKEELNDDSIHIIPLSTVMHDHIDELLYAIADKLEEVKDIDFSKEEEEDLGVNRVLYKHTPSQDNFTITRDDDAAYVVSGKAIERMFKMTDFNSDPAVRRFARQMRSMGIDEALRARGCENGDIVRILGGEFEFVE; this is encoded by the coding sequence ATGTTTGTCGATCAAGTTAAAATATCACTCAAAGCAGGTGATGGCGGTAATGGTATAACAGCCTATCGTAGAGAGAAATATATTCCATTTGGTGGCCCAGCTGGTGGCGACGGTGGTAATGGTGCGTCAATTATATTTGAAGTTGATGAAGGGTTAAGAACTTTATTAGACTTTAGATATCAAACACATTTCAAGGCTAATAGAGGTGGCGCTGGTCAAACAAGTAATATGCATGGTAAAAATGCAGATCACTTAGTTCTAAAAGTACCGCCAGGCACAATTGTGAAAAATGTTGAAACAGAGGAAGTTGTTGCAGATTTAGTTGAAGATGGTCAACGTGCAACTGTAGCTAAGGGTGGTCGTGGAGGCCGAGGTAACTCTCGTTTCGCTTCTCCAAGAAACCCTGCACCTGATTTTAGTGAAAATGGAGAACCAGGTGAAGAAATAGAGGTTACGCTAGAATTAAAATTGCTAGCCGATGTAGGATTAGTAGGTTTTCCGAGCGTGGGTAAATCTACCTTACTCTCAATAGTATCTAAAGCCAAACCGAAAATTGGTGCATATCATTTCACTACAATTAAACCTAACTTAGGTGTTGTTTCCACAAAAGATCAAAGAAGTTTTGTAATGGCAGATTTACCTGGTCTTATTGAAGGTGCGTCTGAAGGTGTAGGATTAGGTCATCAATTTTTAAAACACGTTGAGAGAACAAAAGTTATTGTTCATATGATTGATATGAGTGGCTCTGAAGGTCGCGATCCATTTGAAGATTATAAAGTAATTAATGAAGAATTAAGTGCTTATGAACATCGTCTAGAAGAGAGACCTCAAATCGTTGTAGCAAATAAGATGGATATGCCAAATGCTGAAGATAACTTAGAAATTTTTAAAGAAGAATTGAATGATGATAGTATTCATATTATTCCTTTATCTACAGTAATGCATGATCATATAGACGAACTCTTATATGCAATTGCAGATAAATTAGAAGAAGTGAAAGACATTGACTTTAGTAAAGAAGAAGAGGAAGATTTGGGTGTTAACAGAGTGTTGTATAAACATACGCCAAGTCAAGATAACTTCACAATTACTAGAGATGATGATGCTGCATACGTTGTAAGTGGTAAAGCAATTGAAAGAATGTTCAAGATGACTGACTTCAATAGTGACCCGGCAGTACGTAGATTCGCACGTCAAATGCGCTCTATGGGCATTGATGAGGCGTTGAGAGCACGCGGTTGTGAAAATGGTGATATTGTAAGGATACTTGGCGGAGAATTTGAATTTGTTGAATAG
- a CDS encoding ACT domain-containing protein, with the protein MDKKDYKKFYLIREDVLPESVVKTLKIKDVLKNNPSLSIFEAVKQFDLSRSAFYKYRDTIFPIDEKMESTREFTLILYVNDIVGMLAQVLNTLSSLQLSVLTIHQSIPMDGRATITLSLDAKGTDLEIDDVMEALKIIDHISKVELISMTI; encoded by the coding sequence TTGGACAAAAAAGACTATAAAAAGTTTTATTTAATTAGAGAAGATGTTTTACCAGAATCAGTTGTAAAAACTTTAAAAATTAAAGATGTATTAAAAAATAATCCGTCATTGTCCATATTTGAAGCAGTCAAACAGTTTGATTTATCTAGAAGTGCATTTTATAAATATCGAGATACTATATTTCCGATTGATGAAAAAATGGAATCAACGAGAGAGTTTACATTAATATTGTATGTCAATGATATCGTAGGCATGTTGGCACAAGTATTAAATACATTATCTAGTTTACAGTTATCTGTATTAACCATTCACCAAAGTATTCCAATGGATGGAAGAGCAACAATCACACTTTCATTAGATGCGAAGGGTACGGATTTGGAAATTGATGATGTAATGGAAGCTTTAAAAATTATTGATCATATTTCTAAAGTTGAATTAATTAGTATGACTATATAA
- the ruvA gene encoding Holliday junction branch migration protein RuvA: MYAYIKGTLTVLNPTHVVVEASGVGYEIQTPNSYRFQKQMDQEVVIHTSLIVREDAQLLYGFINQEEKDMFLSLIKVTGIGPKSALAILASSSPNDVKIAIENENDAYLTQFPGIGKKTARQIVLDLKGKVQINEVDSSQLLNMGIDSNGATAIVKEAMLALEALGYSKRELTKVEKTLTKESFESVDDAVKRGLQLLIS, translated from the coding sequence TTGTACGCATATATTAAAGGCACATTAACAGTATTGAATCCTACACACGTGGTGGTTGAAGCATCAGGTGTAGGATATGAGATTCAAACACCTAATTCTTATCGTTTTCAAAAACAAATGGATCAAGAAGTTGTGATTCACACTTCACTTATCGTAAGAGAAGATGCACAGTTGCTCTATGGCTTTATAAATCAAGAAGAAAAAGATATGTTTTTAAGCTTGATAAAAGTAACTGGCATAGGTCCGAAATCTGCACTAGCTATTTTAGCAAGTAGTTCTCCGAATGACGTCAAAATTGCCATCGAGAATGAAAATGATGCTTATTTAACACAATTCCCTGGAATAGGTAAAAAAACTGCACGCCAAATTGTCTTGGATCTTAAAGGTAAGGTTCAGATTAATGAAGTAGATAGCAGTCAGCTATTAAACATGGGGATTGATAGTAATGGCGCAACTGCAATTGTTAAAGAAGCAATGCTAGCATTAGAAGCATTAGGTTATTCTAAACGTGAATTGACTAAAGTCGAAAAAACATTAACTAAAGAATCATTTGAATCTGTCGATGATGCAGTTAAAAGAGGATTACAATTACTTATATCATAA
- the ruvB gene encoding Holliday junction branch migration DNA helicase RuvB: MDDRMVDQSVHEEESSFELSLRPTRLRQYIGQSAIKSNLEVFIKAAKMRQEPLDHVLLFGPPGLGKTTLSNIIANEMEVNIRTISGPSVERPGDLAAILSSLQPGDVLFIDEIHRLSSVVEEVLYPAMEDFFLDIVIGKGEEARSIRIDLPPFTLIGATTRAGSLTAPLRDRFGVHLRLEYYEEPELEEIIVRTAEVLGTSIDKESATELAKRSRGTPRVANRLLKRVRDFQQVKEDESISIDTTKQSLQLLQVDDEGLDYIDHKMMNCILQQYKGGPVGLDTIAVSIGEERITIEDVYEPFLIQKGFIERTPRGRKATPYAFEHFSKNGKRE, translated from the coding sequence ATGGATGATAGAATGGTAGACCAATCAGTACATGAAGAGGAATCTTCATTTGAACTTTCTTTACGACCAACAAGGTTACGTCAATATATTGGACAATCAGCGATTAAATCGAATTTAGAAGTGTTTATTAAAGCAGCTAAAATGAGACAAGAGCCGTTAGATCATGTCCTATTATTTGGCCCCCCTGGATTAGGTAAAACGACTTTGTCTAACATCATTGCGAATGAAATGGAAGTAAATATTAGAACGATTTCTGGGCCATCTGTAGAACGGCCAGGTGATTTAGCGGCGATTCTTTCTAGTTTACAACCAGGAGACGTTTTATTTATTGATGAAATTCACAGGTTAAGTAGTGTTGTTGAAGAAGTATTATATCCCGCAATGGAAGATTTCTTTTTGGACATCGTTATTGGTAAAGGAGAAGAAGCGAGAAGTATTCGTATAGACTTGCCTCCATTTACTTTAATAGGTGCTACTACAAGAGCGGGTAGTTTAACAGCTCCTTTACGTGATAGATTCGGTGTTCATCTCAGATTAGAGTATTACGAAGAACCTGAATTAGAAGAAATCATTGTGCGTACTGCTGAAGTATTGGGAACGTCTATCGATAAAGAAAGTGCAACGGAATTAGCTAAACGTAGTCGAGGTACGCCAAGGGTTGCCAATCGTTTGTTAAAACGTGTACGTGATTTTCAACAAGTGAAGGAAGATGAATCAATTAGCATAGATACTACAAAGCAATCTCTGCAGTTATTACAAGTAGATGATGAAGGGCTAGATTACATTGATCATAAAATGATGAATTGTATATTGCAGCAGTATAAAGGCGGACCTGTTGGTTTGGATACGATAGCTGTTTCTATTGGTGAGGAACGCATTACAATTGAAGATGTATATGAACCCTTTTTAATTCAAAAAGGATTCATTGAGCGTACGCCAAGAGGACGGAAAGCGACACCTTATGCATTTGAACATTTTAGCAAGAATGGAAAGAGGGAATAA
- the queA gene encoding tRNA preQ1(34) S-adenosylmethionine ribosyltransferase-isomerase QueA: MDIEAFDYHLPEALIAQTPLKNRDESKLLVLGRQTGDIEHKHFKDVIDYLDKGDTLVLNDTRVMPARLFGLKEETGAKVEMLMLTQISGNDWEVLLKPAKRIKVGNKLSFGDGKIVAECIEELNQGGRIMRLHYEGILQERLDELGEMPLPPYIKERLDDQDRYQTVYAKASGSAAAPTAGLHFTDELLNRIKAKGINIAFITLHVGLGTFRPVSVDNIDDHEMHSEYYQMDQETAKLLNETKSKGHRVISVGTTSTRTLETIMQTNEAFKAQSGWTDIFIFPGYTFKAIDGLITNFHLPKSTLVMLVSAFSSRDYILNAYQQAVKSEYRFFSFGDAMLII, from the coding sequence TTGGATATTGAAGCATTTGATTATCATTTGCCTGAAGCATTGATAGCACAAACACCTCTGAAAAACAGAGATGAGAGTAAATTATTAGTTCTTGGCAGACAAACTGGTGATATTGAACATAAACATTTTAAAGATGTCATTGATTACTTAGATAAAGGTGACACACTTGTATTAAACGATACAAGAGTAATGCCAGCTCGTTTGTTTGGTTTGAAAGAAGAAACCGGTGCAAAAGTAGAGATGCTAATGCTGACACAAATCTCTGGTAATGATTGGGAAGTATTATTAAAACCTGCAAAAAGAATCAAAGTTGGTAACAAATTATCGTTCGGTGATGGCAAAATAGTTGCTGAGTGTATTGAGGAGTTAAATCAAGGTGGTCGTATAATGAGACTACATTACGAAGGCATATTACAAGAGCGCTTAGATGAGCTTGGTGAAATGCCGTTACCTCCTTATATTAAAGAACGCTTAGATGATCAAGATCGTTATCAAACTGTTTATGCCAAAGCATCTGGTTCTGCAGCAGCACCAACAGCAGGGTTACATTTTACTGACGAATTATTAAATCGTATAAAAGCAAAAGGTATTAACATCGCATTCATTACACTACATGTTGGTTTAGGTACATTTAGACCTGTAAGTGTAGATAATATTGACGATCATGAAATGCACAGTGAATATTATCAAATGGACCAAGAAACAGCAAAGTTGTTAAATGAAACCAAGTCTAAAGGACATCGTGTAATTTCTGTAGGTACAACTTCAACTAGGACATTAGAAACGATTATGCAAACAAATGAGGCATTTAAAGCTCAAAGCGGCTGGACAGATATCTTTATCTTCCCAGGCTATACATTTAAGGCAATTGATGGTTTAATTACAAACTTTCATTTACCAAAATCAACGCTTGTAATGCTAGTATCTGCTTTCAGTAGTAGAGATTATATTTTAAATGCATATCAACAAGCGGTAAAATCAGAATACAGATTCTTTAGTTTCGGAGATGCAATGTTAATTATTTAG
- the tgt gene encoding tRNA guanosine(34) transglycosylase Tgt, producing the protein MPAVTYEHIKTCKQSGARLGIVHTPHGSFETPMFMPVGTKATVKTMSPEELHQMEAKIILGNTYHLWLQPGNDIIKKSGGLHQFMNWNGPILTDSGGFQVFSLSNLRNITEKGVEFRHHKNGSKLFLSPEKATEIQNDLGSDIMMAFDECPPMPAEYKYVKDSIERTTRWAERCLKAHKRPEDQALFGIIQGGEYKDLRKQSAEELVALDFPGYAIGGLSVGEPKPVMYDMVTHTEQFMPKDKPRYLMGVGSPDALIECSIRGIDMFDCVLPTRIARNGTCMTSHGRVTIKNAKYAEDLGPLDENCDCYTCKNYSRAYIRHLIKAEETFGIRLTTYHNLHFLLKLMENVRQAIREDRLLDFKEEFFEQYGLNVDNPKNF; encoded by the coding sequence ATGCCAGCAGTAACGTATGAGCATATTAAAACTTGTAAGCAATCAGGTGCGCGTTTAGGTATTGTACACACACCTCATGGATCATTTGAAACACCGATGTTTATGCCAGTAGGAACAAAAGCAACTGTTAAAACAATGAGTCCAGAAGAATTACATCAGATGGAAGCGAAAATCATTTTAGGGAATACTTATCATTTGTGGTTACAGCCAGGAAATGATATTATCAAAAAGAGTGGGGGATTACATCAGTTCATGAACTGGAATGGTCCTATACTGACTGATTCTGGCGGTTTCCAAGTATTTAGCTTAAGTAATTTGAGAAACATTACTGAAAAAGGCGTAGAGTTCCGTCATCACAAAAATGGATCGAAACTATTTTTGAGTCCTGAGAAAGCTACAGAGATTCAAAATGATTTAGGTTCAGATATTATGATGGCATTTGACGAATGTCCTCCAATGCCTGCCGAATATAAATATGTGAAAGATTCTATTGAAAGAACCACTAGATGGGCTGAGAGATGTTTGAAAGCACATAAGAGACCTGAAGATCAAGCTTTGTTTGGTATTATACAAGGCGGAGAATATAAAGATCTTAGAAAACAAAGCGCTGAAGAATTAGTTGCTTTAGATTTTCCAGGATATGCAATTGGTGGCCTGTCTGTAGGAGAGCCTAAACCAGTAATGTACGATATGGTGACGCATACTGAACAATTTATGCCGAAGGATAAACCACGTTATTTAATGGGTGTGGGTTCACCAGATGCATTGATTGAATGTAGTATTCGAGGTATAGACATGTTTGACTGTGTACTACCAACACGTATCGCACGTAACGGTACTTGTATGACTTCACATGGACGAGTGACTATTAAAAATGCTAAATATGCAGAAGATTTAGGACCACTTGATGAAAATTGTGACTGCTATACTTGTAAAAATTATAGTAGAGCTTACATAAGACATTTAATTAAAGCAGAAGAAACTTTTGGTATCCGTCTTACTACTTATCATAATTTACATTTCTTGCTAAAATTAATGGAAAATGTACGACAAGCTATTCGTGAAGATCGTCTTCTTGATTTTAAAGAAGAATTCTTTGAACAGTATGGACTTAATGTAGACAACCCAAAAAACTTTTAA
- the yajC gene encoding preprotein translocase subunit YajC, producing MQFTSLILPILLLALMWFFLIRPQQKRAKEHREMISQVSSGQHVTTIGGIKGTVRAVDETTVVLTLNGNGTEITLEKPAIKQVDPS from the coding sequence ATGCAATTTACTTCATTAATATTACCAATTTTATTATTAGCATTAATGTGGTTTTTCTTAATCAGACCACAACAAAAAAGAGCGAAAGAGCATCGTGAAATGATTAGCCAAGTAAGTTCTGGCCAACATGTAACTACAATCGGTGGTATCAAAGGTACTGTTCGTGCAGTAGATGAAACTACAGTAGTATTAACTTTAAATGGCAACGGTACTGAAATCACTTTAGAAAAACCTGCTATAAAACAAGTTGATCCTTCATAA
- the secDF gene encoding protein translocase subunit SecDF codes for MKKSSRIVAFIVLVALLLGAMAFTYKSVVKDVSLGLDLQGGFEVLYQVDPLQKDDKIDDKAVKSTAKTLENRVNVLGVSEPKIQVEDKNRIRVQLAGVKNQSEARDVLSSQANLTIRDADDNIKLTGKDIQQGSAKQEFKENTNQPAVTFQLKDSDKFKKVTEEISKKDENVMVVWLDYEKGDSYHKEVTKKDPKFVSAASVDKPINSDSVEISGGFNGEEGIKEAKQIADLLNAGSLPVDLNEIYSNSVGAQFGQDALDKTVFAAIIGIAVIYLFMLGFYRLPGLVAIIALTAYIYLTMVAFNFISGVLTLPGLAALVLGVGMAVDANIIMYERIKDELKIGRTLKQAYKKANKSSFLTIFDAQLTTVIAAAVLFFFGESSVKGFATMLLIGILMIFVTAVFLSRWLLSLLVSSNYFKKSYWLFGVNKKDIHNINEEKDIHDLRTPYERWDFMKLAKPLLSLSAIIIIVGAIILFIFKLNLGIDFTSGTRVDFESENKVSEEKVTQTLEDKDFKPSQVSLGENGQNATVQFKNDLSKDEVAKIKSTIDNEFGNDPTVNTVSPVIGRELAKNAMFALVYAAIGIIIYTTFRFEWRMGLSSVIALLHDAFMIVAVFSLFRLEVDITFIAAVLTIIGYSINDTIVTFDRVRENLHKVKVITKKSQIDDIVNRSIRQTMTRSINTVLTVVIVVISLLAFGAPSIFNFSLALLIGLISGVFSSVFIAVPLWGIMKKRQLKKSDDHKIVVYKEKKSNDEKILV; via the coding sequence GTGAAGAAGAGTAGTAGAATAGTTGCATTCATAGTGTTGGTAGCTCTGTTGTTGGGAGCTATGGCATTTACTTATAAGAGTGTAGTTAAAGACGTTAGTCTTGGTTTAGACTTACAAGGTGGATTTGAGGTCTTATATCAAGTAGATCCTTTACAAAAAGATGATAAAATTGACGATAAAGCGGTTAAATCAACAGCGAAAACGCTTGAAAATCGTGTCAACGTCTTAGGTGTTTCCGAGCCGAAAATTCAAGTCGAAGATAAAAATAGGATTCGTGTTCAACTTGCTGGTGTTAAAAACCAGTCTGAAGCGCGGGATGTTTTATCATCACAAGCAAATTTAACGATTCGTGATGCAGATGATAATATCAAATTGACTGGTAAAGATATTCAACAAGGTTCAGCAAAACAAGAATTCAAAGAGAATACGAATCAACCAGCAGTTACTTTCCAATTAAAAGATAGTGATAAATTTAAAAAAGTAACTGAAGAAATTTCGAAAAAAGATGAAAACGTCATGGTTGTTTGGTTAGATTACGAAAAAGGCGATTCTTACCATAAAGAAGTGACTAAAAAAGATCCGAAATTCGTTTCAGCTGCTTCAGTAGATAAACCAATTAACTCTGATAGTGTTGAAATTTCAGGTGGATTTAACGGTGAAGAAGGCATTAAAGAGGCTAAACAAATTGCTGATTTATTAAATGCAGGTTCCTTACCAGTAGATTTAAATGAGATTTATTCTAATTCAGTTGGCGCCCAATTTGGTCAAGATGCATTAGATAAAACAGTATTTGCTGCTATAATTGGTATCGCAGTAATTTATCTATTCATGTTAGGTTTCTACCGTTTACCAGGTTTAGTAGCAATTATTGCACTAACGGCGTATATATACCTAACAATGGTAGCATTTAACTTTATATCTGGTGTACTTACATTACCAGGTTTAGCAGCTTTAGTGTTAGGTGTCGGTATGGCTGTCGATGCGAACATTATAATGTATGAGCGGATTAAAGATGAGCTCAAAATTGGACGGACGCTCAAACAAGCTTATAAAAAGGCGAATAAGAGTTCTTTCTTAACCATTTTCGATGCACAGTTAACAACTGTTATCGCAGCCGCAGTGTTGTTCTTCTTTGGTGAAAGTTCAGTTAAAGGTTTCGCAACTATGTTACTTATTGGTATCTTAATGATCTTCGTAACAGCAGTGTTCCTATCAAGATGGCTATTATCACTACTTGTGTCATCTAATTACTTCAAAAAATCATATTGGTTATTTGGTGTAAACAAGAAAGATATTCATAATATCAATGAAGAAAAAGATATTCATGATTTGAGAACGCCATATGAGCGCTGGGACTTTATGAAATTAGCGAAACCATTGTTATCATTAAGCGCCATTATTATCATTGTTGGTGCCATCATTCTCTTCATTTTCAAATTAAATTTAGGTATTGACTTCACAAGTGGTACGAGAGTTGATTTTGAATCTGAAAATAAAGTGTCAGAGGAAAAAGTAACTCAAACACTTGAAGATAAAGATTTCAAACCATCTCAGGTTTCATTAGGTGAAAATGGACAAAATGCAACCGTGCAATTTAAAAATGATTTGTCTAAAGATGAAGTTGCTAAAATTAAGAGTACTATAGATAATGAATTTGGTAATGATCCAACGGTCAATACGGTTTCACCTGTAATTGGTCGGGAACTTGCTAAAAATGCTATGTTTGCACTTGTATATGCTGCTATTGGTATTATTATCTATACTACATTTAGATTTGAGTGGCGTATGGGGCTATCATCCGTAATTGCATTACTACATGATGCATTTATGATTGTTGCTGTATTTAGTTTATTCAGATTAGAGGTGGATATTACCTTTATCGCTGCAGTATTAACGATTATTGGTTACTCTATCAATGATACGATTGTTACATTTGATAGGGTCCGGGAAAACTTACACAAAGTAAAAGTAATTACGAAGAAATCTCAAATAGACGATATTGTTAATAGATCGATTCGTCAGACAATGACACGTTCTATCAATACTGTTTTAACAGTAGTTATCGTAGTTATTTCGTTACTGGCATTTGGTGCACCAAGTATCTTTAACTTCTCATTAGCCTTACTTATCGGTCTGATTTCAGGTGTGTTCTCATCTGTGTTTATCGCAGTACCGTTATGGGGCATTATGAAGAAACGTCAACTTAAAAAATCAGATGATCATAAGATTGTCGTTTATAAAGAGAAAAAATCAAATGATGAAAAAATCTTAGTATAA